DNA from Pseudomonadota bacterium:
TAGGCAAACCACCTGCACGCGCCGATTGAATCGGGGAGGCAGCACAGTCCCTCGCCGTCGTCCAGCGAATAGCGCGAATAGCTCTCGATCAGCGCCTGCCCGAGATCGCCGTCCGTATCGATCTCGATCGGCCCGATCATCGATGAATGCACAGGGCATGGCCTGCTCTGAAGATCGACAAAAGTCTCCGACATGTCCTGCATCCTCCTCTTCAGATGTCGAATATAACCTCTGCCACCCACCGTCCGTCCGAAAGCTCCTCCACCTTTATCCTGTGGTAGGTGACCGCCTTTATCTCCATCTTCTGCGCGTGCCTGGCGCTGTCGAATTTCAGCCCCTTGGCTGCGCCGAAGAGGCGGCCGCGGGCCAGCTCGTCTATCCAGAAGTTCATGAGCACGAGCCTGCGGCTCTCGAAGACGAACAGGAGCTCGGAGAGCCATCTCACCAGGAGCTGATCGAGCGACGGGGCCTCGACCGAGATCGGCACCTCTATGGACGGGATGAGGCTGCGTTTGTGCTCGATCATGAGGTCGAACATGGCTTGCGCGGCCTCGGTGAAGAGCTCCGGGAGCGAGCCCGCCTCGACCCTCATTCCCACGTCAGCGGTGTGATCGATGATCTGATACATGAAACCCGTGACTCGTGACTCGTAACTCGTAACTCGTGACTCGTAATTCGTAACCCGTGAATCGTGACTGGTGACTGGCAAACTGGTTTTGTCACGCTGGTCCCGAGTCCCGAGTCCCGAGTCACGAGTCACGAGTCACGAGTCACGGGTTTTAGAGCCAGTCGTACTTCACGATCTCGCCCGGCTCGAAGAAGAAGTTGACCTCGAACTTGGCCGTGTCAGTTGCGTCCGATCCGTGGACCGCGTTGCGCTCGATGCTCGTGCCGAAATCGCGGCGGATGGTGCCCTCGGCCGCCTCCTCGGGGTTGGTGACGCCCATGGTCGTGCGCCAGTTGTCGATGGCGCCCGCCCCCTCCAGCACAGCCACGACACAGGGGCCTGAGACCATGAAGCTGACAAGGCTTTCGAAGAACGGCTTGCCCTTGTGGACCGCGTAGAACCCCTCTGCGCGGGTCTTGTCGAGCTTGAGCATCTTCATGCCCACGACCTTGAGGTTGGCCTCCTCGATGCGCTTCACGATCTCGCCTATGATGCCCTTCTCCAGCGCATCGGGCTTGATTATTGCCAGCGTTCTCTCCGTTGCCATACGTATCTCCTCAGATTTATTGATGAAGGTTCAGGGAGGCTAGTTTAGCTCCCCCTCTTTGTAAACCTTTTTCGGCTCCCCCTTCGGCCCCTCCCCGCGGGGGGAGTCCGCGGCAAGCTCTTTGCGCACCTGCTTCGCGGGCCTTGTGCCCCGCTCGTCTATGCTCTTGAGCCGCGCCTCGACCACCCCCTTGTTGGGATAATCGTCGAGCGCGCCCTTCGTCACGTCCCGGGCCACGCCGAGATGCCCCATCTCCTCGATGCACGTGGCCAGATGGAGCTTCGCCTCCGGGACGAGCGGCGATTCGGGGAATTCGCGCATCAGCCACTCGTAGTAACCTGCGGCCTTTCGCACCTGGCCGTCGAGGAAGAAGCTCTCCGCCGCGAGGAATATCGCCTTCTCCTTCACCTCGGGAGGAACATCCTTCCCCTCGACCAGCGGTTTTATCTCGATGCGCGACTGCCGGAAGTCCTTCGCCGTCAGGTAGACGCCGGCGAGCCCGACGCGGTAGAGCATGTCGCGGCCCCCTTCGGGGAAGTGCTTCATGAGGGCGGTGTAGTCCTCGATGGCGCCCTGGTAATCGCCCGAGGCCTCCCTGACGCCGGCCCTCGTCTCCCTCGCGATGCGGCCCGCCTCGGTGAGCGGCGCCCTTCGCACCACCTCGGAGAGGGCGCGATCGGCCGCAGCGCGGTCCCCGAGCATGTTGGATTCTATCTCGGCGATGCGCAGCATGACGCCGGCCCAGCGCGGGTCGTCGCGAAACGCCCTTTCGATCGAGCGGTAGCGGGATGCGGCGGGCCCGGCTCTGCCCAGCCCTATGAGCGCCTCGGCCTCGGCCACACTCGAGTCGAAGTCGGCGGGCGCCCGGCCGCACGAGGCCAGAGCGAGCGCGCAGGCGAGAAGAGCCGTCAGGAGGGGCACCCTCACTCCGCCACCTCCCCCTCATCCTCCACGACCTTTGCAACCGTGACGACCTTTTCGTCCTTCTCCAGCGATATGAGGCGAACCCCCTGGGTGTTGCGGCCGATCACCGGTATCTCCTTGGCGCCGGAGCGGATGACCTTTCCGCCGTCGGTCACGATCATCACGTCGTCGGCGTCGGTCACCTGCAGAGCTCCGACCACGGGCCCGTTCTTGTCCGCCACCTTGATGGTGAGTATGCCCGAGCCGCCGCGCGACTGGACCCTGTACTCGGAAAGGTCGCTCCGCTTCCCGTACCCGCGCTCGGTGACGGTTAGCACCGGCGAGTCGATGGCCAGCGCCTCCATGCCCACGAGCTCGTCGCCCTTGCGCAGAGACATGCCGCGCACCCCGCGCGCGGTGCGGCCCATGGCCCTGACGTCGCCCTCCTCGCATCGGAGCGACTGGCCGCTGCGCGTGGTGAGGAAGAGGTGCTGGCTGCCGTTCGTGAGCCTCACCGAGATCAGCTCGTCGCCCTTGTCTATGGACAAGGCGATGATGCCGCCGGCTCGCGGGTTGGCGTAGGCCATGAGGTCCGTCTTCTTGATCACGCCGTTTCGCGTGGCCATGACGACGAACTGCCCCTCGCTGAACTCCCTGACCGGCAGCACCGCGGCGATGCGCTCCTCGCCGGACATGTTCACGAGGTTGGTTATCGCCTGGCCGCGCGCGACCCTGCCCACCTGCGGTATCTCGTGGACCTTGACCCAGAAGACGCGGCCGGTGGAGGTGAAGATCAGGACGTAGCTGTGGGTGGAGGCGATGAAGAGGTTCTCGACGAAGTCCTCCTCGCGCGTGACCATGCCCTGCTTGCCGCGGCCGCCCCTGCGCTGGGCGCGGTAGATGCTGATGGGGTTGCGCTTGATGTAGCCGCGGTGGGAGACGGTGATGACCATCTCCTCCTCCTGGATGAGGTCCTCCACCGAGAGCTCCTCGGCCTTGCCCTTGATCTCGGTGCGCCGCCCGTCGGCGTACTTGCCCCTCACCTCCATGAGCTCCTCGCGGATGATCCTCATGACGCGCTTCTCGTCGGCGAGGATGGCCCTCAGCTCCTTTATCAGCTCGATGACCTCTTTGTACTCGGAGATGATCTTGTCGCGCTCGAGACCGGTGAGCCGCTGGAGCCTCAGGTCCAGGATCGCCTGCGCCTGGCGCTCCGAGAGCTTGTAGCGCTTCATCAGGGCGTCGCGCGCCGCGGC
Protein-coding regions in this window:
- the ndk gene encoding nucleoside-diphosphate kinase; amino-acid sequence: MATERTLAIIKPDALEKGIIGEIVKRIEEANLKVVGMKMLKLDKTRAEGFYAVHKGKPFFESLVSFMVSGPCVVAVLEGAGAIDNWRTTMGVTNPEEAAEGTIRRDFGTSIERNAVHGSDATDTAKFEVNFFFEPGEIVKYDWL
- the gyrA gene encoding DNA gyrase subunit A yields the protein MNSAAEIIPINIEDEMKGSYLDYAMSVIIGRALPDVRDGLKPAHRRILYAMYREGILSNKRFSKCAGVVGEVLKKYHPHGDAAVYDTLVRMAQDWNMRYPLIDGQGNFGSIDGDSAAAYRYTEARLKAIAEELLADIDKETVDFTPNFDETTVEPVVLPSKIPNLLVNGSDGIAVGMATKIPPHNLGEVVDGLVALIDDPALTVKDLMKHVPGPDFPTGAAIHGRDGIKSAYETGRGQVVLRAKAMIEPMARGDRESIVVTEIPYQVNKARLIERIAELTRDGKIDGISDIRDESDRDGMRIVVELKRGVVAGVVLNQLYTHTSLQTSVGIIMLAIVAGQPRTLSLKDALSLFIDHRREVVTRRTAFDLAKAEERAHILEGLRIAIENIDEVVALIKKSKEPAAARDALMKRYKLSERQAQAILDLRLQRLTGLERDKIISEYKEVIELIKELRAILADEKRVMRIIREELMEVRGKYADGRRTEIKGKAEELSVEDLIQEEEMVITVSHRGYIKRNPISIYRAQRRGGRGKQGMVTREEDFVENLFIASTHSYVLIFTSTGRVFWVKVHEIPQVGRVARGQAITNLVNMSGEERIAAVLPVREFSEGQFVVMATRNGVIKKTDLMAYANPRAGGIIALSIDKGDELISVRLTNGSQHLFLTTRSGQSLRCEEGDVRAMGRTARGVRGMSLRKGDELVGMEALAIDSPVLTVTERGYGKRSDLSEYRVQSRGGSGILTIKVADKNGPVVGALQVTDADDVMIVTDGGKVIRSGAKEIPVIGRNTQGVRLISLEKDEKVVTVAKVVEDEGEVAE
- a CDS encoding archease; the protein is MYQIIDHTADVGMRVEAGSLPELFTEAAQAMFDLMIEHKRSLIPSIEVPISVEAPSLDQLLVRWLSELLFVFESRRLVLMNFWIDELARGRLFGAAKGLKFDSARHAQKMEIKAVTYHRIKVEELSDGRWVAEVIFDI
- a CDS encoding tetratricopeptide repeat protein; this encodes MPLLTALLACALALASCGRAPADFDSSVAEAEALIGLGRAGPAASRYRSIERAFRDDPRWAGVMLRIAEIESNMLGDRAAADRALSEVVRRAPLTEAGRIARETRAGVREASGDYQGAIEDYTALMKHFPEGGRDMLYRVGLAGVYLTAKDFRQSRIEIKPLVEGKDVPPEVKEKAIFLAAESFFLDGQVRKAAGYYEWLMREFPESPLVPEAKLHLATCIEEMGHLGVARDVTKGALDDYPNKGVVEARLKSIDERGTRPAKQVRKELAADSPRGEGPKGEPKKVYKEGELN